One region of Chlamydia psittaci 6BC genomic DNA includes:
- a CDS encoding CT847 family type III secretion system effector translates to MNVSSIAPNVDKVPTVVPPSTKVVSDSIVINKPSAIYFCISVMLQLSTSTTEFGKSIMAVLQDNTIAQQKKTKELINLPLLKVPDLQKADNFNEEKPEYKNQTEIQAYQTSNQQITANRQLIQQELSAAQQRAQANQKAVNATSTESMKLLQATTALLSSLKEYTIKANLTTSPSD, encoded by the coding sequence ATGAACGTCTCTTCTATAGCACCAAATGTGGATAAAGTCCCTACAGTAGTTCCCCCATCGACAAAAGTTGTGTCCGATAGCATTGTAATTAATAAACCCTCAGCTATCTACTTCTGTATTTCGGTTATGCTACAGTTATCTACATCGACTACAGAATTCGGAAAATCGATCATGGCAGTGTTACAAGATAATACGATAGCTCAACAAAAGAAAACAAAAGAGCTAATCAACCTACCCTTATTAAAAGTCCCTGATCTTCAAAAAGCTGATAACTTTAATGAGGAAAAGCCTGAGTATAAAAACCAAACTGAAATCCAAGCATACCAGACTTCAAACCAACAAATCACTGCCAACCGACAGCTTATCCAACAAGAGCTTTCCGCAGCACAACAAAGAGCTCAAGCAAATCAAAAGGCAGTGAATGCAACTTCTACAGAGTCTATGAAGTTATTGCAAGCAACTACAGCTCTCCTATCTTCATTAAAAGAATATACTATTAAAGCAAATCTAACGACATCTCCGTCTGATTAA
- the rpsO gene encoding 30S ribosomal protein S15, with the protein MSLDKGTKEEITKKFQLHEKDTGSADVQIAILTEHITELKEHLKRSPKDQNSRLALLKLVGQRRKLLEYLNSTDTERYKNLISRLNLRK; encoded by the coding sequence ATGTCTTTGGATAAGGGAACTAAAGAAGAAATTACAAAAAAATTTCAGCTTCATGAAAAGGATACCGGTTCAGCAGATGTGCAAATCGCCATATTAACAGAACACATTACAGAACTAAAAGAACACCTCAAGAGATCTCCTAAAGACCAAAATTCTCGACTAGCCCTGCTTAAGTTGGTAGGACAAAGACGAAAGCTCTTAGAGTATCTTAACTCTACAGACACCGAAAGATATAAAAATTTAATTTCAAGATTAAATCTAAGAAAATAA
- a CDS encoding MarC family protein: MDTFYFLLPQACILLLAADALTNVLVLNHVLARYSRKERLSLLVRESVFALFSMFALYEAALGTLYVLKTPLCAIQVVGGIAVTLTGMRAILNLSKENSWKGFTTPSSLSMVTPIALPLMIGPSWLAACCILIGKRYSFASISLILILSWVFISLTTIILQVFVSGGKDKAKVLLATQTVLGLFATIVGTQLLMSGLQLAFL, encoded by the coding sequence ATGGACACTTTTTATTTTTTATTACCTCAAGCTTGTATACTCTTGTTAGCAGCAGATGCCTTAACTAATGTTTTAGTGTTAAATCACGTATTGGCACGTTATTCAAGAAAAGAACGCTTGTCACTGTTAGTACGAGAAAGTGTGTTCGCTCTTTTTAGCATGTTTGCTTTATATGAAGCAGCCTTGGGCACCTTGTACGTGTTAAAAACTCCCCTATGTGCAATACAAGTTGTAGGGGGTATTGCCGTCACATTGACGGGAATGAGGGCTATTTTAAATCTAAGTAAAGAAAATAGTTGGAAAGGTTTTACTACCCCCTCCTCCCTATCTATGGTAACACCCATTGCTTTGCCTCTAATGATCGGTCCTTCTTGGCTAGCAGCTTGTTGCATTTTGATAGGGAAACGCTACAGCTTTGCTTCAATTTCTCTTATTCTCATTCTTTCTTGGGTCTTTATTTCTCTAACTACTATAATCTTACAAGTTTTTGTCAGCGGAGGAAAAGATAAGGCAAAGGTACTCCTTGCCACCCAAACAGTGCTTGGTCTCTTCGCAACGATCGTAGGTACCCAACTACTCATGTCCGGATTACAACTTGCCTTCTTATAA
- the tadA gene encoding tRNA adenosine(34) deaminase TadA, translated as MNIEKDIFFMNQALKEARQAYDEDEVPVGCVIVKDNKIIARGHNTTEKLQDPTAHAEILCIGAAAQYLENWRLVDTVLYCTLEPCLMCAGAIQQARIRRIVWAAPDLRLGAGGSWINVFKEKHPFHQVECCSGICREDAEQLMKQFFIGKRKEKNEK; from the coding sequence ATGAATATAGAAAAAGATATATTTTTTATGAATCAGGCTCTTAAGGAGGCTCGCCAGGCTTATGATGAGGACGAGGTTCCTGTGGGCTGTGTGATCGTAAAAGATAATAAAATCATTGCTCGAGGTCATAACACGACCGAAAAACTTCAAGATCCAACAGCTCATGCTGAAATTTTATGTATTGGAGCTGCGGCACAATATTTGGAGAACTGGCGTTTAGTTGATACTGTGCTCTATTGTACTCTTGAGCCGTGTTTGATGTGTGCCGGAGCTATACAACAGGCCCGTATTCGTAGAATAGTTTGGGCAGCCCCTGATTTGCGTTTGGGAGCCGGGGGGAGTTGGATCAATGTTTTTAAAGAAAAACATCCATTTCATCAGGTAGAGTGTTGCTCCGGAATTTGTCGTGAAGATGCTGAGCAATTAATGAAACAATTTTTTATAGGGAAGCGAAAAGAGAAAAATGAAAAATAA
- a CDS encoding methionyl aminopeptidase: protein MKRNDPCWCGSKRKWKHCHAQSPQISWEQQKQYYASQYDIILKTPKQIEKIRYACQVTARILDALCKASKEGVTTEDLDQLSRQLHKEYDAIPAPLNYGSPPFPKTICTSLNEVICHGIPNNTPLKNGDIMNIDVSCIVDGYYGDCSKMVMIGEVSEIKKRVCQASLDCLNAAIAKLKPNLPLYEIGEAIEACADSYGFSVVDQFVGHGVGIKFHENPYVPHYRNRSAIPLAPGMIFTIEPMINVGKKEGIIDPKNHWEARTCDNQPSAQWEHTLLITETGYEILTLLEK, encoded by the coding sequence ATGAAAAGAAATGATCCCTGCTGGTGTGGAAGCAAACGCAAATGGAAACATTGCCATGCCCAGTCCCCTCAAATATCTTGGGAACAACAAAAACAATATTACGCTTCGCAATACGATATTATTTTAAAGACTCCAAAACAAATCGAAAAAATCCGTTATGCTTGTCAAGTAACTGCACGTATACTTGATGCTCTTTGCAAAGCATCTAAAGAAGGTGTGACTACAGAAGACCTAGACCAACTCTCCCGTCAATTACATAAAGAATATGACGCAATTCCAGCACCTCTAAATTATGGCTCTCCTCCTTTCCCAAAAACGATTTGCACTTCACTTAATGAAGTGATCTGCCACGGCATTCCTAATAATACCCCCTTAAAAAACGGCGATATCATGAACATCGATGTTTCTTGTATTGTTGATGGGTATTACGGAGATTGTAGCAAGATGGTAATGATTGGAGAGGTCTCTGAAATAAAAAAACGCGTCTGTCAAGCATCTTTAGACTGTTTGAACGCAGCAATTGCTAAGTTAAAGCCCAACTTACCTCTATACGAAATCGGTGAAGCCATAGAAGCTTGTGCTGATAGTTATGGATTTTCTGTAGTCGATCAGTTTGTAGGTCACGGTGTGGGTATAAAATTCCATGAAAACCCTTATGTTCCGCATTACAGGAATCGTAGTGCTATACCCTTAGCTCCTGGAATGATATTTACCATAGAACCCATGATCAACGTAGGGAAAAAAGAAGGGATTATAGATCCCAAAAACCACTGGGAAGCAAGAACTTGCGATAATCAACCTAGCGCACAGTGGGAACACACCCTACTGATTACTGAGACAGGTTATGAGATACTAACTCTTCTAGAGAAATAA
- a CDS encoding DUF720 domain-containing protein, which produces MWFSSTPLQANPRAAIEVPGTSITGGPNTATADEIIAKFAKDSNPLIITVYYVYQSVLVAQDNLSIIAQELQANASAQTFLNNQEALYQYTTIPKNKLNDNSSAFLQDVQATNQAVGASRQALQNQISGLGNGSQVISSNLNTNNNIIQQSLQVGQALIQTFSQIVSLIANI; this is translated from the coding sequence ATGTGGTTCTCTTCTACACCACTGCAAGCTAACCCAAGAGCCGCTATCGAGGTTCCAGGAACGTCTATCACAGGCGGTCCCAATACAGCAACAGCTGACGAAATTATTGCAAAATTTGCTAAAGATTCCAATCCGCTGATTATTACCGTATACTATGTATACCAATCGGTATTGGTCGCTCAAGACAACTTATCTATTATCGCTCAAGAACTTCAGGCTAATGCTTCTGCTCAAACTTTTCTAAACAACCAAGAAGCTTTATACCAATACACAACTATCCCTAAAAATAAATTAAACGATAACTCATCGGCATTCTTGCAAGATGTTCAAGCGACGAACCAAGCTGTTGGAGCTTCTAGACAAGCACTACAAAACCAAATTTCAGGACTAGGAAATGGCTCCCAAGTGATTTCAAGTAACTTGAATACCAATAATAACATTATCCAACAGTCTCTACAAGTTGGTCAGGCTTTAATTCAAACATTCTCACAAATTGTGAGCTTGATAGCTAACATTTAA
- a CDS encoding MarC family protein → MLTLINLSLLFYVLFDSPGSVPVFVSLLKRFSAKRQQRIILRECIFALVTLLLFVTFGRKFFQFLDISLYAFQFIGGVLLCSVSLKMMLVPPPVESDSSEPQSEPIFFPLAFPVITGPAVITSLLSYMEEALLSKEIIFSAMIIAWVLSVFTLLSSSFFNRILGSSGLVALERLFSIALLLMSANLMLKGISIAFNIGFYIK, encoded by the coding sequence ATGCTAACTCTGATTAATCTTAGCTTATTATTTTACGTACTTTTTGATTCTCCTGGATCTGTTCCTGTTTTCGTATCTCTGTTAAAGCGCTTCTCTGCCAAAAGGCAACAACGTATCATCCTCCGAGAATGTATTTTTGCTCTTGTTACCCTACTACTTTTTGTCACTTTCGGAAGAAAATTCTTCCAATTTCTTGACATTTCCTTGTACGCATTTCAGTTTATCGGAGGGGTTCTACTCTGCTCGGTTTCATTGAAAATGATGCTTGTACCCCCACCAGTAGAATCAGACTCTTCTGAACCACAATCAGAACCTATCTTCTTTCCCTTAGCTTTCCCTGTAATCACTGGCCCTGCTGTAATTACTTCTCTACTCAGCTATATGGAAGAAGCTTTGTTATCTAAAGAAATTATTTTCAGTGCTATGATAATCGCTTGGGTACTTTCCGTATTTACTTTACTAAGTTCGAGCTTTTTTAATCGAATTCTGGGATCTTCCGGGTTAGTAGCCTTAGAAAGATTATTCAGCATTGCGTTATTATTAATGTCTGCAAACCTCATGCTTAAAGGTATTTCAATAGCATTTAACATAGGATTTTATATTAAGTAG
- a CDS encoding DUF720 domain-containing protein translates to MAVQPISTTSTALIASGEATQATQLPPLDPLNTPPIGALLFSIYELLLQAIEIRQQTVLTQSQQLNDNTNIQQQLNQATNQIKFAVVSAGAKEDEITRVQNQNQNYSAQRSNIQDELVTARQNGQIILSHASTNINIIQQLASQDSSFLKTTSSIGSTVNQLNKPPS, encoded by the coding sequence ATGGCAGTACAACCTATTAGCACCACATCTACAGCTTTAATAGCATCTGGAGAAGCGACGCAGGCTACTCAACTTCCCCCCTTGGATCCACTAAATACACCTCCTATTGGCGCTTTGCTTTTTAGCATTTACGAGCTTCTTTTACAAGCGATTGAAATTCGACAACAAACAGTTCTGACTCAATCACAACAATTAAATGATAATACTAATATTCAACAACAATTAAACCAAGCAACTAATCAAATCAAATTTGCTGTGGTAAGCGCTGGGGCTAAAGAAGACGAAATTACTCGTGTACAAAACCAAAACCAGAACTACTCTGCTCAAAGATCAAATATTCAAGATGAATTGGTTACTGCTAGACAAAACGGACAAATTATCCTCTCACACGCATCTACGAATATCAACATCATCCAACAATTAGCTTCTCAAGATTCTTCCTTCTTAAAAACAACCAGTTCTATTGGAAGTACAGTAAACCAATTAAATAAACCTCCTTCATAA